The Epinephelus lanceolatus isolate andai-2023 chromosome 1, ASM4190304v1, whole genome shotgun sequence genome has a window encoding:
- the trnt1 gene encoding CCA tRNA nucleotidyltransferase 1, mitochondrial, translating into MWCRILSPRIVGRTGFCWRSLFTMQLKTSEFQSLFTEGLNGLAVVFEKHQHELRIAGGAVRDLLSGKRPEDVDFATTATPEEMKQMFQKAGIRMINNKGEKHGTITARLNNENFEVTTLRVDVQTDGRHAEVEFTTDWQKDAERRDLTINSMFLGLDGTLYDYFKGYEDLQNRKVRFVGSADQRIKEDYLRILRYFRFYGRVASEPDNHEPETLASIRENSRGLAAISGERIWQELKKMVVGNHAAHLLELMYSLELAQYIGLPPDGNVEEMKRVCQNAEDHSPKPMTILAALFSRPEEVEKMDVRLKVSKEERTLALFLIKHRRELRKSEDEPDSLKPFTDFIIDSRELDTQSKVCELLKYQGEEKLLAELSRWTIPRFPVSGHDLRKMGITTGKEIGATLQKLRDIWKRSGYQMDKDELLSYVKS; encoded by the exons ATGTGGTGCAGAATATTGAGTCCTCGGATTGTTGGTAGAACAGGTTTCTGTTGGAGGAGTCTCTTCACTATGCAGCTGAAAACCAGTGAGTTCCAGTCTCTGTtcactgaaggactgaatgGACTAGCAG TGGTGTTTGAGAAGCACCAGCATGAGCTGAGGATAGCTGGAGGCGCTGTGCGAGACCTGCTGTCAGGGAAGCGGCCTGAAGATGTGGACTTTGCCACTACAGCCACTCCAGAGGAGATGAAACAAATGTTCCAGAAAGCTGGCATCAGGATGATCAACAATAAAGGAGAGAAGCATGGGACCATTACAGCAAGA CTAAACAATGAGAACTTTGAGGTGACCACGTTGCGAGTGGATGTTCAGACAGACGGACGCCATGCAGAGGTGGAATTCACCACTGACTGGCAGAAAGACGCTGAGCGGAGAGACCTCACCATCAATTCCATGTTTTTAG GGCTTGATGGCACATTGTATGACTATTTCAAAGGATATGAAGACCTGCAGAACCGTAAAGTTCGGTTTGttggcagtgctgatcaaagaATCAAAGAGGACTACTTAAGAATACTGCGGTATTTTAG GTTCTACGGCAGGGTGGCCTCGGAGCCTGATAATCACGAGCCTGAGACGCTGGCTTCTATTCGGGAAAACAGTCGTGGACTTGCAGCGATATCAGGAGAACGGATTTGGCAGGAACTAAAGAAGATGGTTGTTGGTAACCATGCTGCTCATCTGCTGGAGCTGATGTACAGTCTGGAACTGGCCCAGTATATAG GTTTACCTCCAGATGGCAATGTTGAGGAGATGAAGCGAGTGTGTCAGAACGCCGAAGATCATTCTCCCAAACCCATGACCATCCTGGCTGCTCTCTTTAGCCGCCCAGAGGAGGTGGAAAAGATGGACGTGCGGCTGAAGGTGTCCAAGGAGGAGAGGACTCTTGCTCTGTTCCTGATCAAACACAGACGGGAGCTTCGCAAGAGCGAAGACGAGCCAGACAGCCTCAAACCCTTCACTGACTTTATCATTGAC AGTCGGGAGCTGGACACTCAGAGTAAAGTCTGTGAGCTACTGAAGTATCAAGGTGAGGAGAAGCTGCTGGCAGAGCTCAGCAGGTGGACAATCCCTCGCTTCCCTGTCAGCGGTCACGATCTGAGGAAGATGGGCATCACGACAGGCAAGGAGATAGGCGCCACCTTACAGAAGCTCCGCGACATCTGGAAGAGAAGTGGTTATCAGATGGACAAAGATGAACTCCTCAGTTACGTCAAGTCTTag
- the avpr2b.1 gene encoding vasopressin V1b receptor: MDWFIVNMSNISLESVLPGDEPRDERLAQIEIAILSIIFITAGILNFGLLLVLWKRRKQLSRMRVFVFHLCVADLVVTFFQVCPQLIWDITDRFVGPDILCRAVKYLQLVGMFASTYMIVVMTIDRYQAICNPMVTFQKRRARWNGPVCAAWFVSLIGSLPQIFIFSRVEVAPGVYDCWAQFIKPWGPRAYVTWTALVIFVLPIVMVIVCQVRICRTVRINFHMKTQHVAEAASKSLSSRASSVAGVSKARVKTVKMTVVIVLAYIICWAPFFTAQLWSVWDVVPPTQTATFTILMLLASLNSCANPCIYLLFSGKLPKSLMALMCDGQPDMKESIQEDATMVSSLYISLKSISDCK; encoded by the exons ATGGATTGGTTCATTGTAAACATGAGTAACATCAGTTTGGAGAGCGTGCTACCTGGGGATGAGCCGCGAGATGAGCGCTTGGCTCAAATAGAAATAGCTATTCTGTCCATCATTTTCATCACTGCAGGAATCCTAAACTTCGGGCTCTTGTTGGTGCTGTGGAAGCGGAGGAAGCAGCTCTCCAGGATGCGCGTCTTTGTTTTCCACCTGTGCGTCGCCGACCTGGTGGTCACATTCTTCCAAGTTTGTCCGCAGCTCATATGGGACATCACGGACAGATTCGTCGGGCCAGATATATTGTGTCGCGCAGTGAAGTACCTGCAGCTGGTCGGGATGTTTGCTTCAACTTATATGATCGTAGTAATGACGATAGACCGATATCAAGCCATCTGCAACCCCATGGTGACTTTCCAGAAGCGCAGGGCGCGCTGGAACGGTCCGGTGTGCGCCGCCTGGTTTGTCTCTCTCATCGGCAGCCTCCCGCAGATCTTCATCTTCTCCCGGGTCGAGGTCGCTCCCGGTGTGTACGACTGCTGGGCGCAGTTCATCAAACCGTGGGGACCGAGAGCCTACGTGACCTGGACGGCTCTCGTGATATTCGTCCTGCCTATTGTCATGGTGATCGTGTGCCAGGTGCGCATCTGCCGCACCGTGCGCATCAACTTTCACATGAAGACACAGCACGTCGCAGAGGCGGCCAGTAAGTCGCTGTCCTCGAGGGCCAGCAGCGTGGCAGGGGTGTCCAAGGCGAGGGTGAAGACGGTGAAGATGACCGTGGTCATCGTGCTCGCTTACATCATCTGCTGGGCGCCTTTCTTCACCGCGCAGCTCTGGTCTGTCTGGGACGTTGTGCCGCCCACTCAGA ctgcaacCTTCACCATCTTGATGCTTCTGGCCAGTCTCAACAGCTGTGCGAACCCCTGCATTTACTTGCTGTTCAGCGGGAAGCTGCCCAAGTCGCTCATGGCCCTGATGTGTGACGGTCAGCCCGATATGAAGGAGTCCATCCAGGAAGACGCCACCATGGTCAGCTCCCTGTACATCAGCCTTAAGAGTATATCGGACTGCAAATAA